Proteins co-encoded in one Corynebacterium lujinxingii genomic window:
- the coaE gene encoding dephospho-CoA kinase (Dephospho-CoA kinase (CoaE) performs the final step in coenzyme A biosynthesis.) — translation MKKVGLTGGIGSGKSTVARMLADEGFPVVDADQIAREIMEPGSPVLAEVADVFGADLIDDTGALNRGELARRAFAFTEQTAKLNAITHPAIRAESNRRFAAAEAAGERAVIYDMPLLVDLGLDEEMDLTVVVDVDADERVRRLVDKRGLAEPDARARIAQQVDDATRLAAADVVIDNNGPEEALATQVEKLVGLLNG, via the coding sequence ATGAAGAAAGTTGGGCTCACAGGCGGTATCGGCAGCGGTAAATCCACAGTGGCGCGAATGCTTGCCGACGAAGGGTTCCCGGTCGTCGACGCCGACCAGATTGCCCGCGAGATTATGGAGCCGGGCTCCCCGGTGCTCGCCGAAGTCGCCGACGTGTTCGGCGCGGATCTTATCGACGACACCGGCGCGCTCAACCGCGGCGAACTTGCCCGTCGCGCTTTTGCGTTCACCGAACAGACCGCCAAACTTAACGCGATCACCCACCCAGCGATCCGCGCAGAGTCGAACCGGCGCTTCGCAGCGGCCGAGGCAGCAGGGGAGCGCGCCGTCATTTATGACATGCCGCTGTTGGTCGACCTCGGCCTGGACGAGGAGATGGACCTCACTGTGGTGGTGGACGTGGACGCGGACGAACGGGTGCGCCGGCTCGTCGATAAGCGAGGGCTTGCGGAACCTGACGCGCGAGCGCGAATCGCCCAGCAGGTCGACGACGCCACGCGGTTGGCCGCAGCCGACGTGGTCATCGACAACAACGGACCCGAAGAGGCGCTCGCCACGCAGGTGGAAAAACTCGTTGGTTTACTCAATGGTTAG
- a CDS encoding ABC transporter ATP-binding protein — protein sequence MTTSISAGQPGNLPVMDDAVLTVRDLRLGTEEGAEILHGVDYELNRGEIVCLVGESGSGKTTAGLAAMGHLRPGLRLFDGTVHLHSADGRDYDVLNLGEDELRELRGSRIAYVPQDPALSLNPTMRIGEQIREVLDVHAYDGDRTARVREVMRGVDLPDADEYLARWPHQLSGGQQQRVGIAMAFAMRPDVLILDEPTTGLDVSTQAHVLDTIREMTRNNDIASLYITHDLAVVAELADRVVVMLRGDIVEEGAAEGVLYHPKHPYTQKLLAAIPDLPGRKNLTGHGQASSVATDETDTATPLLQVRDLAMAYGDNKVLHGIDLTLDEGESILLLGESGSGKTTLARSIAGLNPGYTGEVRLRGDLLEHSSRKRTLDERQYIQYIFQSPFSSLNPRRTIGESLSVPLIMSGRLSRREHRKVVEDVLEAVQLDRSFYDRRPGDLSGGERQRAAIGRALVNAPDVLVCDEITSALDVSVQASILSLLADLRAERGLSLLFVTHNIALARHTATRIAVLNKGVIVDEGPVDEVLEHPTHDYTKSLLANIPEL from the coding sequence ATGACTACCTCGATATCCGCCGGTCAGCCCGGCAACCTGCCGGTGATGGACGATGCCGTGCTCACCGTGCGGGACCTGCGCCTGGGAACCGAGGAAGGCGCCGAGATCCTGCACGGCGTGGACTACGAGTTGAACCGTGGCGAGATCGTCTGCCTCGTCGGCGAGTCCGGGTCGGGTAAGACCACGGCCGGCCTCGCCGCGATGGGGCACCTCCGTCCGGGCTTGCGCCTGTTCGACGGCACCGTGCACCTGCACTCCGCCGACGGTCGCGACTACGACGTACTCAACTTGGGTGAGGACGAACTGCGCGAACTGCGCGGTAGCCGAATCGCGTACGTGCCGCAGGACCCGGCGTTGAGCCTCAACCCGACGATGCGCATCGGCGAGCAGATCCGCGAGGTGCTCGACGTTCACGCCTACGACGGCGACCGGACCGCCCGCGTGCGCGAGGTCATGCGCGGCGTCGACCTGCCGGACGCAGACGAATATCTGGCGCGGTGGCCGCACCAGCTCTCCGGCGGCCAGCAGCAGCGCGTCGGCATCGCCATGGCCTTCGCTATGCGCCCCGACGTGCTCATCCTCGACGAGCCGACCACCGGCCTCGATGTGTCTACACAGGCGCACGTGCTGGACACCATTCGCGAGATGACGCGAAATAACGACATCGCCTCGCTCTACATCACCCACGACCTGGCTGTGGTGGCGGAGTTGGCCGACCGCGTGGTGGTGATGCTGCGCGGCGACATCGTGGAGGAAGGCGCCGCCGAAGGCGTGCTGTACCACCCGAAGCACCCCTACACGCAGAAACTGCTCGCGGCGATTCCGGACCTGCCGGGCCGCAAGAATCTCACCGGCCACGGGCAAGCCAGCTCGGTGGCGACGGACGAGACCGATACCGCTACCCCGCTGCTTCAGGTCCGCGACCTGGCAATGGCGTACGGCGACAACAAGGTCCTCCACGGCATCGACCTCACGCTCGACGAGGGCGAGTCGATCCTGCTGCTCGGCGAGTCCGGCTCGGGCAAGACAACTCTGGCCCGCTCGATTGCGGGGCTGAACCCGGGCTACACCGGCGAGGTCCGCCTGCGTGGTGATCTGTTGGAGCACTCAAGCCGCAAGCGCACGCTGGATGAGCGCCAATACATTCAGTACATCTTCCAGTCGCCGTTTTCCTCGCTGAATCCGCGCCGCACCATCGGCGAGTCGCTCAGTGTGCCGCTCATCATGTCCGGCCGTCTATCGCGTCGCGAGCACCGCAAGGTCGTTGAGGATGTCCTCGAAGCAGTGCAGTTGGACAGGAGTTTCTACGACCGCCGCCCGGGCGATCTGTCTGGCGGCGAGCGCCAGCGCGCCGCGATCGGCCGTGCGCTGGTTAACGCCCCGGACGTGCTTGTCTGCGACGAAATCACCTCGGCCCTCGACGTGTCCGTCCAGGCGTCCATTTTGAGCCTGCTGGCCGACCTGCGTGCGGAGCGCGGCCTGTCGCTGCTGTTTGTTACCCACAACATCGCGCTCGCCCGCCACACCGCGACCCGTATTGCGGTGCTGAACAAGGGCGTGATTGTCGACGAAGGCCCGGTCGACGAGGTCCTGGAGCACCCGACGCACGACTACACCAAGTCGCTGCTGGCAAACATCCCGGAGCTCTAG
- a CDS encoding ABC transporter permease — translation MSAPVQPHDNGNTAEPVADDTELKTSVSKPDPLLARIWAQPEGKVGLILTTAVVLLTVVGYLFAEQITGYSTTEFIGLPFTDTGLFGTDNLGRSVFSRFVAGGLILLVTAFLATLLGMVVGTIIGMIAGYAGGKTDAVLMRLNDVLLAFPQLIFAMLAIVIFGPSATVLVLVIGLTHAPRIARVARAATLDVTNEDYIRAAQMYSVPHWKILTQEIAPNITGPLAVEAGLRLTYSIGSIASLSFLGLGIQPPAADWGLMINENRIALSLQPWGVLLPVAAVAVLTIGTNMLADATARATATTATVAKRGRAHTAEPQLKPKHEPIRHDG, via the coding sequence ATGTCCGCACCAGTACAACCCCACGACAACGGAAACACTGCTGAGCCGGTCGCGGACGATACCGAGCTGAAGACCTCCGTGTCCAAGCCGGATCCACTGCTCGCGCGCATTTGGGCACAGCCGGAGGGCAAGGTCGGCCTCATCCTCACCACCGCAGTGGTGCTGCTGACTGTCGTCGGCTACTTGTTCGCTGAGCAGATCACCGGCTACAGCACCACCGAGTTCATCGGACTGCCATTTACAGATACAGGCTTGTTCGGCACCGACAACCTCGGCCGTTCGGTCTTCTCACGTTTTGTCGCCGGCGGGCTGATCCTGCTTGTGACCGCGTTTTTGGCCACGTTGCTGGGCATGGTCGTTGGCACGATTATCGGCATGATTGCGGGCTACGCCGGCGGCAAGACCGACGCTGTGCTCATGCGCCTTAACGACGTGCTGCTGGCGTTCCCCCAGCTGATTTTCGCGATGCTCGCAATCGTGATTTTCGGCCCGTCCGCCACGGTCTTGGTGCTGGTGATCGGCCTGACACACGCGCCGCGCATCGCCCGCGTCGCACGCGCCGCCACGCTGGATGTGACCAACGAGGACTACATCCGCGCCGCCCAGATGTACTCGGTGCCGCACTGGAAGATCCTCACCCAAGAGATCGCGCCGAACATCACCGGGCCCCTCGCCGTGGAGGCGGGTCTGCGCCTGACGTACTCCATCGGCTCGATCGCTTCGTTGTCCTTCCTTGGATTGGGCATCCAGCCGCCGGCCGCGGACTGGGGCCTGATGATCAACGAAAACCGCATCGCGCTGTCCCTGCAGCCCTGGGGCGTGCTGCTTCCGGTCGCCGCCGTCGCGGTGCTCACGATCGGCACGAACATGCTTGCCGACGCCACCGCGCGCGCCACCGCAACCACCGCGACCGTAGCCAAGCGCGGCCGCGCGCACACCGCGGAGCCGCAGCTGAAACCGAAGCACGAGCCCATCCGCCACGATGGGTAA
- a CDS encoding ABC transporter permease, protein MGKFILRRLGVSIFILFAVSVIIFCATLLLPGSPATAILGQQATPERIAALEAEMNLDEPPVKRYLLWLGGVFTGDFGTSTSTGGPVSELLGEPLVNSLVLMLLAAAISIPVGVLLGVYAAWWRGYKRDQAITWVTLILAALPEFVIGIALVTLFATSVFKVLPAVTMSPPDSHVWQFPSQLVLPTLTLAFVVTPYIARMTRATMIEALESGYVEMARLKGVPERRVVFRHALPHAVGPIAQVVAIQLAWLAGGIVVVEYLFRYPGLGVALIDAVNYRDVQVVQAVSLLIAAVYVVVNLLADLVSIAANPKLRSN, encoded by the coding sequence ATGGGCAAATTCATTCTTCGCAGACTCGGGGTGAGTATTTTCATCCTGTTCGCAGTTTCTGTCATCATTTTCTGCGCGACGTTGCTTCTGCCTGGTTCGCCCGCGACGGCGATTCTGGGACAGCAGGCGACGCCGGAGCGCATCGCAGCACTTGAAGCCGAGATGAACCTCGACGAGCCGCCAGTGAAGCGTTATCTGCTGTGGCTCGGCGGCGTGTTCACCGGCGACTTCGGCACCTCCACGTCAACCGGCGGGCCGGTATCTGAGCTTCTCGGCGAGCCACTGGTCAACTCGCTCGTGTTGATGCTGCTGGCCGCGGCGATCTCGATTCCGGTCGGCGTGCTGCTGGGTGTCTACGCCGCGTGGTGGCGCGGTTACAAGCGCGACCAGGCGATCACCTGGGTGACCCTGATCCTTGCGGCGCTGCCGGAGTTCGTCATCGGTATTGCGCTCGTCACCCTGTTCGCCACCTCGGTGTTTAAGGTGCTACCTGCGGTGACCATGTCGCCGCCGGATAGCCACGTGTGGCAATTCCCATCGCAGTTGGTGTTGCCGACGCTGACGCTCGCTTTCGTGGTTACCCCGTACATCGCCCGCATGACCCGCGCGACGATGATCGAGGCGCTGGAGTCGGGCTACGTCGAAATGGCGCGGCTCAAGGGTGTCCCGGAGCGACGCGTTGTCTTCCGCCATGCGCTGCCGCACGCCGTCGGCCCGATCGCCCAGGTTGTCGCGATCCAGCTTGCGTGGCTGGCCGGTGGCATCGTTGTCGTCGAGTACCTGTTCCGCTACCCCGGCTTGGGCGTGGCGCTCATCGATGCCGTGAACTACCGCGACGTGCAGGTCGTACAGGCGGTCTCGCTACTGATCGCTGCTGTCTACGTCGTGGTCAACCTGTTGGCGGACCTAGTCAGCATCGCAGCCAACCCGAAACTGAGGAGTAACTGA
- a CDS encoding choline/carnitine O-acyltransferase, translating to MNRKAADVPITPHPETRDLKPLPVPELTGTLEAYSHALEAVLDGEELQRAKEITADFVETAGPRLDEALRDRASQREADGTNWLADEWYAGYLTNRDSLPLTTNVGFQLNLPTAATGLDRVVEGIQRVLAVHLQAASGDLPDYVDARGNRITQDQWFVFAGGLRHPQPGQDGVLQAQAGAANREIGVFVDGRLFALQVTDGDAAPISAAALRHGLETVLDEGSSASKLDFNAPSLLGSGDLGELLPALLEYGDNAAVYERLRDLLFTVDLVDVDGGAQDTDAERIQRSTFLPRGAWAYKPLSYQFSVSDDWTAVHVEHTCQDGGTLVTAVTRMQEAELAAGADIDVAPEELLWDLDEDLSARITAGYESVQRRAKEFRVEILTVPHDLPSDMPFKFSRDASAQLTMTIAQQLTFGHIRAVYEAVDMREFRAGRTECLRAATPEAAAFARKLAGGTAQQSDLEAAVNAHRAWVKRCKSGSGFDRHIQMMATIDDSHPFFHDPVATAVRTDFLSTTSIGGADQVVRYCFAPAVPEGFGIAYTPLADDSEFCVSWNATTAERPAEFITNLTKAGALLWQFCAGLSEDA from the coding sequence TTGAACAGAAAGGCGGCCGACGTGCCGATCACCCCGCACCCCGAAACCCGCGACCTCAAGCCGCTGCCGGTCCCTGAACTCACGGGCACGCTCGAGGCGTATTCGCACGCGCTCGAAGCGGTCCTCGACGGCGAGGAGCTGCAGCGCGCCAAGGAAATCACCGCGGATTTCGTCGAGACTGCAGGCCCGCGTCTCGACGAAGCGCTGCGCGACCGAGCCTCTCAGCGCGAAGCCGACGGCACCAACTGGCTTGCCGACGAGTGGTACGCCGGCTACCTGACCAACCGCGATTCGCTTCCGCTGACTACAAATGTGGGCTTCCAGCTTAACCTGCCCACAGCAGCGACTGGGCTGGACCGCGTTGTGGAAGGCATCCAGCGCGTGCTCGCGGTGCACCTGCAGGCGGCGTCCGGGGACCTGCCGGACTACGTTGACGCACGCGGCAACCGCATCACACAGGACCAGTGGTTCGTCTTCGCCGGCGGACTGCGCCACCCGCAGCCCGGGCAAGACGGCGTCCTGCAGGCGCAAGCCGGCGCAGCGAACCGCGAAATCGGCGTCTTCGTCGACGGTCGTCTCTTTGCCCTGCAGGTCACTGACGGCGACGCCGCGCCGATTTCCGCCGCAGCGCTGCGCCACGGGTTGGAGACGGTGCTGGACGAGGGGTCGTCGGCAAGCAAGCTCGACTTCAACGCCCCGTCGTTGCTCGGCTCCGGTGACTTGGGCGAGCTCCTTCCCGCGCTGCTGGAGTACGGCGACAACGCGGCGGTGTACGAACGGCTGCGCGACTTGCTGTTCACTGTCGACCTCGTCGACGTCGACGGTGGCGCGCAGGACACGGACGCCGAGCGCATCCAGCGCTCGACGTTCCTGCCGCGCGGCGCATGGGCCTACAAGCCGTTGAGCTACCAGTTCAGCGTGTCCGACGATTGGACCGCGGTGCATGTCGAGCACACATGCCAGGACGGCGGCACGCTCGTCACCGCAGTCACCCGCATGCAGGAAGCGGAACTTGCGGCTGGCGCCGACATCGACGTCGCTCCTGAGGAGCTTCTATGGGACCTGGACGAGGACTTGTCCGCGCGTATCACTGCCGGATACGAGTCGGTGCAGCGCCGGGCAAAGGAATTCCGTGTTGAGATCCTCACTGTCCCCCACGATCTGCCCTCCGACATGCCGTTCAAGTTCAGCCGCGACGCGTCCGCGCAGTTGACCATGACGATCGCGCAACAGCTCACCTTCGGACACATCCGTGCGGTCTACGAGGCCGTGGACATGCGCGAGTTCCGCGCCGGGCGCACCGAATGCCTTCGCGCCGCCACTCCGGAGGCCGCCGCGTTTGCCCGCAAGCTTGCCGGCGGCACCGCGCAGCAGTCCGATCTTGAGGCAGCGGTGAACGCGCACCGCGCCTGGGTGAAGCGCTGCAAGTCCGGCAGCGGATTCGACCGCCACATCCAGATGATGGCGACGATCGACGATAGCCACCCATTCTTCCACGATCCGGTCGCGACCGCGGTACGGACCGATTTCCTGTCCACCACCTCCATCGGCGGCGCGGACCAGGTTGTGCGCTACTGCTTCGCCCCCGCTGTGCCGGAGGGCTTCGGCATCGCCTACACGCCGCTTGCCGACGACAGTGAGTTCTGCGTGTCGTGGAACGCGACCACCGCGGAGCGCCCGGCGGAGTTCATCACCAACCTCACCAAGGCCGGCGCACTGCTGTGGCAGTTCTGCGCTGGGCTTTCCGAGGACGCTTAG
- a CDS encoding DUF4259 domain-containing protein translates to MGTWDIGPFDNDPAADAVAAIVDGTFRMDQFRYECGLGPLGTDEAESIIALAAVLNGYLPARYADQGVNVTFSIEDKQWIRRRAQSVVRPGGSELYAMWEDAGELDEWLAAAKKYAV, encoded by the coding sequence ATGGGAACTTGGGACATTGGGCCGTTTGATAATGACCCAGCAGCGGACGCCGTAGCAGCAATTGTGGACGGCACTTTCCGCATGGACCAATTCCGCTACGAATGCGGCCTTGGCCCGCTGGGCACCGACGAGGCCGAATCCATCATCGCCCTGGCGGCCGTGCTCAACGGCTACTTACCCGCCCGGTACGCGGATCAAGGCGTCAACGTGACGTTTAGCATCGAGGACAAACAGTGGATCCGCCGGCGCGCCCAGTCAGTGGTGCGCCCCGGCGGATCCGAGTTGTATGCGATGTGGGAGGACGCCGGCGAGCTAGACGAGTGGCTCGCCGCAGCTAAGAAATACGCGGTCTAA